A genomic region of Spirochaetales bacterium contains the following coding sequences:
- a CDS encoding EAL domain-containing protein codes for MPEFELTLTLGQFLLPPVCTGILIIGTIFFLYIYLRTRETLYIAVFFLGFFGIIFVGSETLILIFGGWFHLYEPGMEFHRIEQLGGTFFLAVLPYIMAYLLHLGDKWKRVNLILSVIGIFVTMVILLCAFIRPDSFISMKHHNARWLVSEAYYGRGAEGCLITVRDILLGIFIVYGIILTIFDLARHRDFRSMGPVLIGIFFAFYAAIVDIIYQYGDIMLDPFQGIHFSRFTAGITVAIVCIMVSVIMQFIDRTKEVTIAFRALNSTNERFRQISETISEVFWLIDTRQNKLLHINPAVEKIWKIPRTALYIYPETWLSSIHREDYEKVKTLLENPDIKNGEEIEYRIACKDGSTRWIRENYFPLRDENGAIYRLVKLSADITGRKKAEENLAFLAYHDSLTSLPNRKSFYIDLERTLALAKRSQKENIRGLLFLDLDHFKLVNDTMGHTTGDELLIRVAGRITNCLRESDSIYRLGSDEFTIILTFLTNYTDAALVAQKIRHVLEEPLLIAGQQIIVTVSIGISLFPKDGLDMETLIKNADIALLEAKKTKDTYHFFTEAMQKKAVHRMQTITNLRNALKKPESFLLHYQPLVDKNGSIICVEALVRWMLDGTIVYPLDFIPLAEETGLILPLGELILEAACKQQKNWIQDGIQKVSLAINISPKQFRQKGIIDIINRIIDTAGISYKDIDLEITESCIMEDRENAIQKIIALVQKGTRFSIDDFGTGYSSLSTLQKFPLAYLKIDKSFIEEIPANTYHVNLVRTIITLAHNLGLKTIAEGVETENQSDFLRDLGCDIFQGYYFGRPVPADEMTSLLKHKRL; via the coding sequence ATGCCCGAATTCGAGTTAACCCTTACATTGGGACAATTTCTTCTTCCGCCTGTTTGCACGGGTATTCTCATCATCGGCACGATCTTCTTCCTCTATATATATCTCAGAACAAGGGAAACACTCTATATTGCCGTTTTTTTTCTCGGTTTCTTCGGTATTATTTTTGTCGGAAGCGAAACCCTCATCCTGATTTTCGGCGGTTGGTTTCACCTTTATGAACCCGGTATGGAGTTTCACCGGATCGAGCAGCTGGGGGGAACATTTTTTCTTGCCGTGCTTCCCTATATCATGGCTTATTTGCTTCATCTGGGGGATAAATGGAAAAGAGTCAACCTGATACTTTCAGTCATCGGTATTTTTGTCACCATGGTTATTCTTCTTTGTGCCTTTATACGACCGGACAGCTTTATCTCAATGAAGCACCACAATGCCCGCTGGCTTGTTTCGGAAGCTTATTACGGGCGCGGGGCCGAAGGATGTCTCATTACGGTCAGGGATATCCTCCTCGGGATATTTATCGTCTACGGTATTATCCTTACTATTTTCGATTTGGCCAGACACCGCGACTTCCGGTCGATGGGACCCGTTCTGATCGGTATCTTCTTCGCTTTTTACGCCGCAATCGTCGATATTATCTATCAATACGGCGATATCATGCTCGATCCGTTCCAGGGCATCCACTTTTCCAGGTTCACGGCCGGGATTACGGTCGCCATTGTCTGCATCATGGTTTCCGTCATCATGCAGTTTATCGACAGGACGAAAGAAGTGACGATCGCCTTCCGGGCCCTCAATTCGACAAACGAACGCTTCAGACAGATTTCCGAGACAATCAGCGAGGTTTTCTGGCTCATCGATACGAGACAAAACAAGCTGCTCCACATCAATCCCGCCGTTGAAAAAATATGGAAAATTCCCCGAACCGCACTCTACATTTACCCGGAAACATGGCTTTCGTCGATTCACCGGGAAGATTATGAAAAGGTAAAGACGCTGCTTGAAAATCCCGACATAAAAAACGGAGAGGAAATCGAATACAGAATCGCCTGCAAAGACGGGAGTACCAGATGGATACGGGAAAATTATTTCCCCCTGCGCGATGAAAACGGTGCGATATACCGGCTCGTCAAACTTTCGGCCGACATCACCGGAAGGAAAAAGGCGGAAGAAAATCTCGCCTTTTTGGCATATCACGATTCACTGACGTCGCTCCCGAACCGCAAATCATTTTACATCGACCTCGAGCGAACACTCGCCCTCGCAAAACGCTCGCAAAAAGAAAACATAAGGGGCCTTCTTTTTCTCGATCTCGATCACTTCAAACTGGTCAATGACACCATGGGTCACACGACGGGAGACGAACTTCTCATCCGGGTCGCCGGACGCATAACGAACTGCCTGAGGGAAAGCGACAGTATTTACCGTCTCGGGAGTGACGAGTTCACTATTATCCTGACATTCCTCACCAATTATACGGACGCCGCGCTTGTGGCCCAGAAAATACGTCACGTCCTGGAGGAACCCCTCCTCATCGCCGGCCAGCAGATAATCGTCACCGTGAGTATCGGTATTTCACTGTTCCCGAAAGACGGTCTTGATATGGAGACCCTGATCAAAAACGCCGATATCGCCCTTCTCGAAGCGAAAAAAACGAAGGACACCTACCATTTTTTTACCGAGGCAATGCAGAAAAAAGCGGTACACCGAATGCAGACGATCACCAATCTTCGCAACGCCTTGAAGAAGCCGGAAAGCTTTCTGCTTCATTATCAGCCCCTTGTCGACAAGAACGGTTCCATTATCTGCGTCGAAGCACTCGTCAGATGGATGCTCGACGGGACCATTGTGTATCCCCTCGATTTCATTCCCCTCGCCGAAGAAACCGGACTCATTCTTCCCCTGGGGGAACTCATTCTGGAAGCGGCGTGCAAACAGCAGAAAAATTGGATCCAGGATGGGATACAAAAGGTCTCCCTCGCTATCAATATTTCCCCGAAGCAGTTCAGGCAGAAGGGGATCATCGATATTATCAATCGAATCATCGACACCGCAGGTATTTCCTATAAGGATATCGATCTCGAGATCACCGAATCGTGCATAATGGAAGACCGTGAAAACGCGATACAGAAAATAATAGCGCTTGTCCAGAAGGGCACGCGTTTTTCCATCGACGATTTCGGAACCGGTTATTCTTCCCTGAGCACACTCCAGAAGTTTCCGCTGGCTTATCTGAAGATCGACAAATCGTTTATCGAAGAAATACCGGCAAACACCTACCACGTCAATCTGGTGAGGACGATCATCACCCTGGCGCACAACCTCGGCCTCAAGACAATCGCCGAAGGGGTCGAGACCGAAAACCAGTCCGATTTTCTCCGCGACCTCGGCTGCGATATCTTCCAGGGGTATTATTTCGGCAGACCGGTCCCGGCGGATGAGATGACGAGTCTTTTAAAACACAAGCGGCTTTAG
- the zwf gene encoding glucose-6-phosphate dehydrogenase, producing the protein MGNAIVLFGATGDLSRRKILPALSTLIERGKLPPDIAVIGAATRELSLEEFFDYVKAPEKIRSNIEYISGNFLEESTFHAIGKRLGGREKVIFYLATPPSYYKPIITALAKHTIATQKGEGGFNRIIIEKPFGVDLPTARELNETILRYFDENQIYRIDHYLGKESVQNISAFRFSNGMFEPIWNRNYIDYITITVAENIGVENRGKYFEEAGILRDIVQNHLFQILALIAMEPPAAFTADAVRDEKVKVFKSVKRVDIKEVVRGQYRGYREEENVARDSTVETFVFAKLFVENWRWAGVPFYIRTGKRLEQKLTEVVITFRQPPLRMFNAIPDEVCGIPNQLVLRIQPERSISIRFGVKRPGQGMEMMSVDMRFNYTDYITGKPISDYERLLLDCYQGDLTLFARSDGVEECWKIIDPIEHAWRGDASDMVVYEPGTWGPDSDILFENQCHAF; encoded by the coding sequence ATGGGAAATGCGATCGTTCTTTTTGGTGCGACGGGGGATTTGAGCAGACGCAAGATACTTCCCGCACTCTCGACGTTGATCGAACGCGGCAAGCTGCCCCCGGATATCGCCGTTATCGGTGCGGCAACCCGCGAACTCTCTCTGGAAGAATTTTTCGATTATGTGAAAGCGCCGGAAAAAATACGGTCCAATATTGAATATATAAGCGGAAATTTTCTAGAGGAATCCACCTTTCATGCCATCGGGAAACGTCTCGGTGGAAGAGAAAAAGTGATTTTTTACCTCGCGACCCCGCCGTCCTATTATAAACCGATTATAACGGCGCTGGCGAAACATACTATCGCGACGCAAAAAGGTGAGGGTGGATTCAACCGGATTATCATCGAAAAACCCTTTGGTGTGGACCTGCCGACCGCGCGGGAACTCAATGAAACGATTCTTCGTTATTTCGATGAAAACCAAATTTACCGCATCGATCATTATCTTGGTAAGGAATCCGTTCAGAATATTTCCGCGTTCAGGTTTTCAAACGGTATGTTCGAGCCGATCTGGAACAGGAATTACATCGATTATATCACGATTACCGTCGCGGAAAATATCGGGGTGGAAAACAGGGGGAAATACTTCGAGGAAGCCGGCATTTTGCGCGATATCGTGCAAAACCACCTCTTCCAGATACTGGCCCTTATCGCCATGGAACCGCCCGCCGCTTTTACTGCGGATGCGGTGCGGGATGAAAAGGTAAAGGTATTCAAATCCGTGAAGAGGGTCGACATCAAGGAGGTGGTTCGCGGGCAATACAGGGGGTACCGCGAGGAAGAAAATGTCGCCCGGGATTCGACGGTCGAAACATTTGTGTTTGCGAAGCTTTTTGTCGAAAACTGGCGATGGGCCGGGGTTCCCTTTTATATACGTACCGGAAAACGGCTTGAGCAAAAACTGACGGAAGTCGTCATCACCTTCAGACAACCCCCCCTGCGGATGTTCAACGCGATACCGGATGAAGTGTGCGGTATTCCCAACCAGCTCGTTCTTCGGATACAGCCGGAACGATCGATTTCGATCCGGTTCGGCGTCAAAAGACCGGGACAGGGCATGGAGATGATGTCCGTCGATATGCGGTTCAACTATACGGACTACATCACCGGAAAGCCCATCTCCGACTACGAGCGGCTTCTCCTCGATTGTTATCAGGGGGATCTTACCCTTTTCGCGAGGAGCGACGGGGTTGAGGAATGCTGGAAGATTATCGATCCCATCGAGCATGCCTGGCGGGGAGACGCTTCCGATATGGTCGTCTATGAGCCCGGCACATGGGGTCCCGATAGCGATATCCTGTTCGAAAACCAGTGCCATGCGTTTTAA
- a CDS encoding DUF1573 domain-containing protein, producing MTRKIYCFTIIAFCLSVSVGCEKKPFDIKFEKETIDFGTVDAGENVEAVFRFKNLGTETIEIKLVRPTCGCIIAGDWDQTVEPGETGRIPVTFNSGVYEGEVRKVNYVDTNIPGRESISLVLKGIVYNPVVINPKTTWLGMILNEEEPLHGSFPIKYNLDSPFEVTDIVLPDDKTTAWIETVKPLEEYILKFTVQPPLQKYDPVSRKIILRIGGKINKDYVLYYSYQVPPPIQVNPMVVEVDMEKVSSEQIERRINIKSNIESPISIIDLKFDGTGVGYSVEELRKDMFLQIPLVFPVGFTFPEDKKIFYLSFRVKNDPRDILYKIRIEAFQR from the coding sequence ATGACAAGAAAAATCTACTGTTTTACAATCATCGCATTCTGTTTATCCGTCTCGGTCGGATGTGAAAAAAAACCCTTTGACATCAAATTCGAAAAGGAAACTATAGATTTTGGTACCGTAGATGCCGGCGAGAATGTCGAGGCGGTCTTCAGGTTCAAGAATCTGGGTACGGAGACGATCGAAATAAAGCTTGTCCGGCCCACTTGCGGATGCATTATCGCGGGTGACTGGGATCAAACCGTCGAACCGGGTGAAACAGGGAGAATACCGGTGACCTTCAATTCGGGCGTGTACGAGGGTGAAGTAAGAAAGGTCAATTATGTCGATACCAACATACCGGGTCGTGAAAGCATTTCCCTGGTGTTAAAGGGAATTGTCTACAATCCCGTTGTCATCAACCCGAAAACGACCTGGCTTGGCATGATTTTGAATGAGGAAGAGCCCCTTCACGGCAGTTTCCCGATCAAATATAATCTGGATTCTCCGTTTGAGGTAACGGATATCGTTCTTCCGGACGATAAAACGACCGCCTGGATTGAAACCGTAAAGCCGCTTGAAGAGTATATCCTCAAATTCACGGTTCAGCCGCCTTTACAAAAATACGATCCCGTCAGCAGAAAAATTATTCTCAGAATAGGGGGGAAGATAAACAAGGACTATGTGCTTTATTATTCATATCAGGTCCCCCCGCCGATCCAGGTCAATCCAATGGTCGTCGAAGTCGACATGGAAAAAGTCTCAAGCGAACAGATTGAACGCCGAATCAATATCAAGAGCAATATCGAGTCGCCGATCAGTATCATCGACCTCAAATTCGACGGCACGGGAGTCGGCTACTCCGTCGAGGAACTCAGAAAGGATATGTTTTTGCAGATTCCCCTTGTTTTCCCGGTCGGCTTTACCTTTCCCGAAGACAAAAAGATTTTTTATCTGTCGTTCAGGGTTAAAAACGATCCGAGGGATATCCTGTACAAGATCAGGATAGAAGCGTTCCAACGATAA
- a CDS encoding glycoside hydrolase family 6 protein encodes MKKESVCGKGIRVSLLVLGLLFITALAGFSQSLGDVNNDGSISITDALRVAQYYVGSNPSPFYTSAADVDGNGSITITDALLIAQYYVGIITQFPGQGQTNPPTVTNPPTVTNPPATNPPTVTNPPGEARVSNPWSGSTWYVDPIWSEKARNGGGSAIANQPTCVWMDRIGAITDGIGLRGHLDNCVSQGANLILVSVYDAPNRDCSASASNGELLVANGDIARYRTEYIDPIVAIMGDPAYRGIRICCILEQDSLANLITNLDISLCSEANGTGGYVDAITYATNQLRTLPNTYIHLSFEHSGWLGWSDNFGPFADLVARVARGTNDGLNSYSGFITNPCNYTPNEEPYLTNPDQQVGGQAIKSATFYEWNPYFDELDFGRDMLAQLKNRGFPSTIYLCIDTSRNGWGGSQRPTRVSSSSDLNTYVNESRVDRRLHRGNWCNQASGLGERPRANPTSGVAAYVWVKPPGESDGISAPGAQDPNDPAKTHDQMCSPTGTNEWGNVGTGAMEGAPHAGRWFQAQFDVLLQNAYPPL; translated from the coding sequence ATGAAAAAAGAAAGCGTATGTGGGAAAGGAATCCGGGTGAGTCTCCTTGTCCTGGGTCTCCTTTTTATCACAGCACTGGCTGGTTTCAGCCAAAGTTTGGGTGATGTCAATAATGACGGAAGTATTTCCATCACGGATGCCCTGAGAGTGGCCCAGTATTATGTCGGGTCGAATCCCTCACCGTTTTACACCAGTGCAGCGGACGTTGACGGTAACGGAAGCATTACGATTACCGATGCGCTTCTGATTGCACAGTATTACGTGGGGATTATCACCCAGTTCCCGGGTCAGGGACAGACCAATCCTCCGACGGTAACCAACCCGCCGACAGTGACCAACCCGCCGGCAACCAACCCGCCGACAGTGACCAATCCTCCGGGAGAAGCACGCGTCAGCAATCCATGGTCAGGCTCGACATGGTATGTCGATCCGATCTGGTCTGAAAAAGCGAGAAACGGCGGTGGTTCTGCAATCGCGAACCAGCCCACCTGTGTCTGGATGGACAGAATCGGTGCGATTACCGACGGTATCGGACTCCGGGGCCACCTGGACAATTGTGTGTCACAGGGCGCCAACCTGATCCTGGTATCGGTCTATGACGCGCCGAACCGTGACTGTTCCGCATCGGCATCCAATGGCGAGCTTCTTGTCGCAAACGGCGACATCGCGCGGTACCGGACGGAATACATCGACCCGATCGTCGCGATCATGGGCGATCCCGCCTACCGCGGCATCAGGATCTGCTGTATCCTCGAACAGGACTCCCTCGCCAACCTGATTACGAATCTCGACATTTCATTATGTTCGGAAGCGAACGGAACCGGCGGGTATGTCGACGCGATCACCTATGCGACCAACCAGCTCAGGACACTTCCCAACACCTATATTCATTTGAGTTTCGAGCATTCCGGCTGGCTCGGCTGGAGCGACAATTTCGGGCCTTTCGCCGACCTCGTCGCGAGAGTCGCGAGGGGAACGAACGACGGCCTCAACAGCTATTCAGGTTTCATCACCAACCCGTGTAACTATACGCCGAACGAGGAACCCTACCTGACCAATCCCGATCAGCAGGTCGGCGGCCAGGCGATCAAATCGGCCACCTTCTATGAATGGAATCCCTACTTCGACGAACTCGACTTTGGACGCGATATGCTCGCACAGCTTAAAAACAGGGGCTTCCCGAGCACCATCTATCTCTGTATCGATACTTCCCGTAACGGATGGGGCGGTTCGCAGCGGCCGACACGGGTGAGCAGCTCGAGCGATCTCAATACCTACGTCAATGAATCACGCGTGGACAGACGTCTCCACCGCGGTAACTGGTGTAACCAGGCGAGCGGACTCGGTGAACGGCCGCGCGCCAATCCGACATCCGGCGTCGCCGCGTATGTCTGGGTCAAGCCTCCGGGGGAATCGGACGGTATCAGCGCTCCGGGCGCCCAGGACCCGAACGATCCGGCCAAGACACACGACCAGATGTGCAGCCCCACCGGGACAAACGAATGGGGAAATGTCGGTACCGGCGCTATGGAAGGCGCACCCCATGCGGGCCGCTGGTTCCAGGCGCAGTTTGACGTTCTTCTCCAGAACGCCTATCCGCCGCTGTAA
- a CDS encoding tetratricopeptide repeat protein, translated as MKNMTVEEIFIRVKSAMKMGAYDLAETLLEKLIKEKPQYYLPYVLLGNVCLRTGRPDEAIEQFGKAVRLKTDNPDVYNNMGIALKESSRYAEALSNLDRALRLAKDRADILYNIGNVYRETGEYDKAVEFFKKAIERDQSFVLTYNNMGTILERQGKYDEALDIYLKGLRYDVNNPLLNYNIGIILENRGAYEKAKSHFELALKSRPGWTDALNNLGVVLGKMGRHEDSCAVFKEVLRIQPENVKAINNLGIEYGKLEEIEKATACYRKARDINPEYHRASMNLGILLANQGYYDEALDEMEKLLLINPDDHDARFRMATILFSLKRYRAAEREFLHILKKKPDHPETLRALGNLYLRSDREEEAKEYYAKLEKIDPERKAFHFDMAVVLNERNEIEKSQEETKKYLKRHPEDTDARSLLGELYYKQGDLKQASELLAGIVTEKPRSVEPYYYLAKTYRNMGDPEKAIEVVGELITIQGKRGSVIDLSNLSETLALYEEATNEYEKKFIKGLYNDSAHLRDFGLDESDSDSSIDESDSVYSPLDAAKLLKSGTGEDFIPVKEEEERITIVDGTDIEDTYVEIRDEEPPPYTDLLKNEELYENIEKIKSRQEKQEEILKSLKHTEIRKESPPGFNEEKDDVKPEKEKNREKKTEIKPLAVLPAKDHVLPIGDGREETFRKLSESIENLTETLKSSKSRFIPIPVFSPGSQNSFDNMGRPGPHAFRVRGKKRRKKKKEKPKSLRDELRGYIQKVRSKLDEENTILLPEDEKKRQDIKKLVDALTHRPDFPERTDGTEEAVKDIDDVDKAGIDTGDRDDMVPNNEKSETEKKETDEDDGAAETEENRLSPVSVETTPDEFLNTDLDEKITVGEEEEIVIEETKDADQYYPPSAGDKSFKPRIRATKTPFARSMIIGMLRFFRKLIVLLPFPGFKKNLDEKINDTMNRIRK; from the coding sequence ATGAAAAATATGACTGTCGAGGAAATCTTCATACGCGTTAAAAGCGCGATGAAGATGGGCGCATACGATCTGGCTGAAACCCTGCTCGAGAAACTGATTAAGGAAAAACCGCAATATTATCTTCCATATGTCTTACTCGGCAATGTGTGCCTCCGTACAGGCAGGCCGGATGAAGCTATTGAACAATTCGGCAAAGCCGTTCGATTGAAGACAGACAACCCCGATGTTTACAACAATATGGGAATCGCGTTGAAAGAAAGCTCAAGATATGCGGAAGCCCTTTCCAATCTGGACCGGGCATTACGGCTTGCGAAGGACCGCGCGGACATTCTCTATAATATCGGGAATGTGTACAGGGAAACAGGGGAGTATGATAAGGCTGTCGAATTCTTCAAGAAAGCGATTGAACGGGATCAATCCTTTGTCCTCACGTACAATAATATGGGCACGATACTCGAACGACAGGGGAAATATGACGAGGCACTCGATATTTACCTGAAAGGGCTGCGTTATGATGTCAACAATCCGCTTTTGAACTATAATATCGGTATCATCCTGGAGAACAGGGGAGCGTATGAAAAAGCGAAAAGCCATTTCGAACTGGCATTGAAATCCCGTCCGGGCTGGACCGACGCATTGAACAATCTGGGTGTCGTACTCGGTAAAATGGGACGTCATGAGGATTCGTGCGCGGTTTTCAAAGAGGTATTGAGGATTCAGCCTGAAAATGTGAAAGCGATCAACAATCTCGGTATCGAGTATGGAAAACTCGAGGAAATTGAAAAAGCAACAGCATGTTACCGAAAAGCCCGGGATATCAATCCGGAATACCATCGTGCAAGCATGAATCTGGGGATTCTTCTTGCGAATCAGGGGTACTATGACGAAGCGCTTGACGAGATGGAAAAACTTCTTCTGATAAATCCCGATGATCATGACGCGCGTTTTCGTATGGCCACCATCCTTTTCTCACTCAAACGATACAGGGCGGCCGAGAGGGAATTCCTTCACATTCTTAAAAAAAAACCGGACCATCCGGAAACCCTCAGGGCACTGGGAAATCTCTATCTCAGAAGCGACAGGGAGGAAGAGGCAAAAGAATATTATGCAAAACTCGAGAAAATCGATCCCGAACGGAAAGCGTTTCATTTCGATATGGCCGTGGTTTTGAATGAAAGAAACGAGATTGAAAAATCACAGGAGGAGACAAAAAAATACCTGAAACGGCATCCGGAAGATACTGACGCGCGGTCGCTGCTTGGTGAGTTATATTACAAGCAGGGCGATCTGAAGCAGGCTTCCGAATTGCTTGCCGGGATCGTCACTGAAAAACCCCGGTCGGTAGAGCCGTATTATTACCTGGCAAAAACCTACAGGAATATGGGAGATCCGGAGAAGGCGATCGAAGTGGTCGGCGAGCTTATTACGATACAGGGGAAAAGGGGTTCGGTAATCGATCTCAGTAATCTTTCGGAGACACTCGCGTTGTACGAAGAAGCGACAAACGAATATGAGAAAAAGTTTATTAAGGGGCTTTATAATGACAGCGCACACCTTCGGGATTTCGGGCTTGATGAGAGTGATTCCGACAGTTCGATCGATGAATCGGATTCAGTATACAGCCCCCTGGACGCCGCAAAATTATTGAAATCCGGCACCGGAGAAGACTTTATTCCGGTGAAAGAAGAGGAAGAGCGTATAACTATCGTCGACGGGACCGATATCGAAGATACTTATGTCGAAATCCGGGATGAGGAGCCGCCCCCTTATACGGATCTTCTCAAAAATGAAGAACTTTATGAAAACATAGAAAAAATCAAATCCCGGCAGGAAAAACAGGAAGAAATTCTTAAAAGTTTGAAACATACGGAAATCCGCAAAGAATCACCGCCCGGCTTCAATGAAGAAAAGGATGACGTAAAGCCGGAGAAAGAGAAAAACAGGGAGAAAAAAACGGAAATAAAGCCCCTTGCTGTTCTCCCGGCTAAAGATCATGTACTCCCCATTGGCGACGGGCGTGAGGAAACATTCAGAAAGTTGTCCGAGAGTATAGAAAACCTCACCGAAACACTCAAATCGTCAAAAAGCCGGTTTATCCCGATCCCGGTATTTTCTCCGGGTTCTCAAAATTCTTTCGATAACATGGGAAGACCCGGTCCGCATGCATTCCGTGTACGGGGAAAAAAACGACGGAAGAAAAAGAAGGAAAAACCGAAATCACTCAGAGACGAACTGCGTGGTTATATACAAAAGGTAAGAAGCAAACTCGACGAAGAAAATACCATTTTACTTCCGGAGGACGAGAAAAAAAGGCAAGATATCAAAAAACTGGTGGACGCGCTTACACATCGGCCGGATTTTCCGGAGCGAACGGACGGGACGGAAGAAGCGGTAAAAGATATCGATGACGTGGATAAAGCCGGAATTGATACCGGCGATCGCGACGATATGGTTCCAAACAATGAAAAATCTGAAACGGAGAAGAAGGAAACGGATGAAGATGATGGTGCAGCGGAAACGGAAGAAAACCGGCTTTCTCCCGTTTCCGTTGAAACAACGCCGGACGAATTTCTGAACACGGATCTGGATGAAAAGATTACGGTCGGGGAAGAAGAAGAGATTGTCATTGAAGAAACAAAGGACGCAGATCAATATTACCCGCCGTCGGCCGGGGATAAATCCTTCAAACCGCGCATCAGGGCGACAAAAACCCCGTTTGCCAGATCGATGATTATCGGTATGCTCCGGTTTTTCCGGAAATTGATCGTTTTATTACCGTTTCCGGGTTTCAAAAAAAACCTCGATGAAAAAATAAACGATACAATGAATCGGATACGGAAATGA
- a CDS encoding D-alanyl-D-alanine carboxypeptidase, with amino-acid sequence MKKAGILLCCFLITSHLFSESRGKPELKAACACSVDVESNEIIYAKDIERVMYPASITKLVTAMMLAREKKPEDALSYTTHSRETIPYMLDLSPGTTISAKDAMDALLLFSANDIALMIAENTGGNDERFAGMMNDLASELNLRKTHFTNPNGLHDPDHYTTAYDLSIIGRNLYNYPWILETMAKKESSLGIAPETSIQIKNRNKLVGFEGCTGGKTGWTSEAGRCLLALYERDKRRIIGIILDSVYDYGDTVVFDDMSSLIAYSYKAKKIPILNPGDCVKIIPYSFRIFPWFGPVKTRIVTYRVREPVLCYMHGEPLTVFFKPDYYDPWHLDKHRKAGSLVIAGIELKDEYPVYPDISTHDILREDILPFYAAVIALSCFIVFCVTIVVMLGKKRTV; translated from the coding sequence ATGAAAAAGGCGGGAATACTCCTGTGTTGCTTTCTCATTACCTCTCACCTGTTTTCGGAAAGCCGCGGAAAACCTGAATTAAAGGCGGCATGCGCATGTTCGGTTGATGTTGAAAGTAATGAAATTATCTATGCGAAAGATATAGAACGGGTCATGTATCCGGCAAGCATAACAAAACTTGTCACCGCAATGATGTTAGCCCGTGAAAAAAAACCCGAAGATGCACTCTCTTATACCACACACTCGAGGGAGACGATTCCATATATGCTCGATCTTTCCCCCGGAACGACAATATCGGCAAAGGATGCCATGGATGCACTTCTTCTCTTTTCCGCGAATGATATCGCACTGATGATTGCGGAAAACACAGGGGGGAATGACGAAAGATTTGCCGGTATGATGAACGATCTTGCCTCCGAACTGAACCTCCGTAAAACTCACTTTACGAACCCGAACGGTCTTCACGATCCGGATCACTACACGACCGCATATGATCTGAGTATTATCGGCCGGAACCTGTATAACTATCCATGGATTCTTGAGACAATGGCGAAAAAAGAGAGTTCGCTTGGCATAGCGCCGGAAACATCCATACAGATCAAAAACAGGAACAAACTCGTCGGATTTGAGGGATGCACCGGAGGGAAAACGGGCTGGACATCGGAAGCGGGCAGGTGCCTGCTTGCCCTCTATGAAAGAGACAAAAGGCGTATCATCGGTATTATCCTGGACTCCGTCTATGATTATGGAGATACCGTCGTCTTCGACGATATGTCCTCATTGATTGCCTACAGTTATAAAGCAAAAAAAATACCGATTCTTAATCCCGGCGATTGCGTAAAAATCATTCCGTATTCATTTCGCATTTTCCCGTGGTTCGGTCCCGTAAAGACAAGAATCGTTACCTATCGCGTTCGGGAGCCGGTCTTGTGTTATATGCATGGTGAGCCGCTCACGGTATTCTTCAAACCCGATTATTACGATCCATGGCATCTGGATAAACACAGAAAGGCCGGAAGCCTCGTGATTGCGGGCATAGAGTTAAAGGATGAATATCCCGTTTACCCGGATATTTCGACACACGATATATTACGGGAAGATATTCTCCCCTTTTATGCGGCTGTTATCGCACTGTCTTGCTTCATCGTGTTCTGTGTAACGATTGTCGTCATGCTCGGAAAAAAGCGGACTGTATAA